The following are encoded together in the Astyanax mexicanus isolate ESR-SI-001 chromosome 8, AstMex3_surface, whole genome shotgun sequence genome:
- the atpsckmt gene encoding ATP synthase subunit C lysine N-methyltransferase has protein sequence MGSELITGQSVSGSQGLMSSSGQLEESRGRGAVRRWGIIATCAVGGSVCALYALAGPFVAPALRKVCLPFVPATTAQVSNVLSVLRSRSGALVDIGSGDGRIVIAAAKEGFRAVGFELNPWLVLYSRYRAWREGVHHRTSFYLSDLWKVSFSQYSNVVIFGVPQMMEQLEAKLQSELQTSAKVVACRFPFPTWTPDHMAGEGIDTVWVYDAKTFKSQVTTAKPLNNPEDSKTLPQ, from the exons ATGGGCTCTGAGCTGATCacaggtcagtcagtcagtggtTCTCAGGGTCTGATGTCCTCCTCAGGTCAGTTGGAGGAGAGCCGGGGCCGGGGGGCGGTCAGGCGGTGGGGGATCATCGCTACCTGCGCGGTCGGGGGGTCGGTGTGCGCGCTGTACGCGCTCGCGGGGCCGTTTGTCGCTCCTGCGTTGAGAAAGGTCTGCCTCCCGTTTGTTCCCGCGACCACCGCTCAGGTCTCCAACGTGCTGAGCGTCCTACGGTCCAGATCAGGAGCTCTGGTGGATATTGGAAGTGGAGATGGGCGCATA GTTATAGCTGCAGCAAAAGAGGGTTTCAGGGCAGTTGGCTTTGAGCTGAATCCGTGGCTGGTGTTGTACTCTCGTTACAGAGCTTGGAGGGAGGGAGTTCATCACCGCACCTCTTTTTATTTATCAGACCTGTGGAAA gtCAGTTTTTCACAGTACTCTAATGTGGTCATATTTGGAGTTCCCCAAATG ATGGAACAACTAGAAGCCAAACTGCAGTCAGAGCTTCAGACCTCAGCCAAAGTCGTGGCCTGCCGCTTCCCGTTCCCCACATGGACTCCTGACCACATGGCTGGAGAAGGAATTGACACTGTGTGGGTGTATGATGCTAAGACATTCAAATCTCAAGTGACAACAGCAAAGCCGCTGAACAACCCTGAAGACAGCAAGACTCTCCCTCAATGA